The Bacteroides ovatus genomic interval TTGTGACAGGAAGTATTGACTTGACAGGAACGAGACTTCCTGAACTTCCTCGCTTCGGTATGCGGATGGAATTGCAACAACCCTATGAAAATCTGACTTATTATGGTAGGGGACCTTTTGAAAACTACATCGACCGTTATTCAAGCTCGTTCATCGGGCGATATGAGGATAAAGTCGACAATCAGTTCTATTGGTATATACGTCCACAGGAAACCGGAAATAAAACGGATGTTCGTTGGCTGGCTTTATTGAATAGTGAAGGAGAGGGAGTGAAGATTACAGGTCTGCAACCTATCGCATTTTCCGCTCTGCATTTCTCACCGGAAGACCTTGACCCCGGTTTGACCCGCAAATTGCAGCATACCATTGATATTGTTCCGCAAAAGAATATTTTCCTGCATGTTGATTTGAAGCAATGCGGATTAGGCGGTGATAATAGTTGGGGGATGTATCCACACAATAAATATCGTTTGCTTGATAAAAAATATGTTTATAGCTATATGATTGAATTGATAGACTGATAAATAATTAGAATAGCATAGAGATAATGGAAATGTGATTGATAAGTATTGCGCTATGGGTTCTCCACATTCTCCTAATCGGGAAGAGACAGAACTACTGAAACGGGAAGGATGGAGTACGGCAAAAGAAATGATTATAGTCTTTTTTACTGTTAAAATCTAACGCCAGGTTGCATAATTGTACAACTTGGCGTATATTTGTAATATGAAACGTAAGATTATGTCTTATTCAATGGCTTTCAGAAAAAGAGTCAGAAGACACCATCAGGAGAGATAGAAAAGGCGTTAAAAATAAAGGAGGCTTATTATGGAGACAAACAATCATCAAATCGTTGATTACAGTGCTGTGTTAGAAGCACAGTATGGAGCACTGGGCACTCCTGAACGTGCGAAGTTTGACGAAGAAGCTTATGCTTTTTATACGAGTCAAATACTTTTGGATGCGCGAAAGAATGCCAGATTGACGCAGGAAGAGCTTGCAAAACGTATCGGTGCCAACAAATCATACATCTCACGCATTGAGAAAGGCATTACAGTTCCGAGTGTTGCTACTTTCTATCGTATCATAAATGCTTTAGGATTAACGATTGAGCTTAAACCTGCTTTATGATTTAGGTTATTTTGCAATAATAAAAAGTCCCATTCCATTTATTTGGTTCGGGACTTTTGTTTTTATTTGGATTGTATTGAGTAAATTATTTACCCCCTTCGTATTTAGTTATGTACATATAGAGAATACGAAGGGGCTACTTTTTTAAAAAAGGAATGTGCTCTTTTGGAGATTTTTATGTATGTTTGTCACATGTTTAATATGAAAGGAAGCAGTTGTAAGTGAAGAACACGATTAAATATCTGATTCTTATATTAATATATTTGGCTTGTGGGGGTAATCTACAAGCCCAAAACTATACATTCCGTAATGTCGTCATGTCCGACGGGCTATCCGGACTGTTGGTGAATGCCATTTATAAAGATTCCGAAGGTTTTGTATGGTTGGGGACGGATAATTGCCTCGACCGTTTTGATGGTGTGAAAGTGCGCCATTTTGAATTCCGTGGCATTGAGTCGGGAAGAAAGAAACGGGTAAACAGTGTTACGGAAACATCCAATAAACAACTTTGGGTGGGAAACGGAATCGGGCTTTGGCGGTTGAATCGCCCAAACAGCCAATTGGAAAGGATTGTCCCCGAAAAGATAGACTTTGCCGTCAATACGTTACTGGCCGATGGAGATATTCTTTATATCGGCACAGAGAAAGGCTTATTCATTCATAAAGACGGTCAGTTGCTTCAAGTCTTGACAGACCGGAATATGCTTGCCGCCTGTAACAGAATCATGGATATTTGTCTGAATGAAGATAAAACGGTATTATGGTTGGCCACGGTACAGGGATTGTTCTCTTATTCACTGAAAGACGGCAAGATTGATTCCTGGCATTTTCAGGAGAATGTGCCCGAAGCCGATTATTTCCGTTGCCTTACTC includes:
- a CDS encoding helix-turn-helix domain-containing protein; amino-acid sequence: METNNHQIVDYSAVLEAQYGALGTPERAKFDEEAYAFYTSQILLDARKNARLTQEELAKRIGANKSYISRIEKGITVPSVATFYRIINALGLTIELKPAL